A stretch of Oncorhynchus mykiss isolate Arlee chromosome 26, USDA_OmykA_1.1, whole genome shotgun sequence DNA encodes these proteins:
- the LOC110506585 gene encoding stereocilin-like gives MAVFRVMRIALLVVLLGNTSNKSSASTKEDQREPIFKELVSILHKGGWWYPSKESASPERTQDQQVHSVVRSIMGSLKTLGLLPSKSMGLPSLQKPVDRHRLSGFLYNISMYLQEMGAEMEERQLVSDEEQLWEKVLQSFIQSEGGAALSQWDSREPPRPSVRLQDWFLSLRGSPHLDGLLGLLQSLMSLSERQPHRPLLDFLSQNWRTVSALLEVALQALVSGTYGQASAGLQGFICALRGHSECAFSVSWLTQFLRFMETRNWKPMVNLHPARMGADQRGGSAAFERLKPFSMPPKVLREEGLSGNATQGNVGDRRDMGGDLDSLHTLLLQALSRSDGGQRAGQLAEQNPALLQGLDGLRRGFLHRVGSSVYGNLRRKVSRVTMALLDDVSSVVDVPQPKHKGRCSVGDLRQLILWGIRHNITWNAQALGFNSQGPPSTPSFLSCPSIEGERGDPRPPPRPSRPRPALSPHRVPKQKQPPSSTPVPRLSRLLKPQSEAVEVGHSHLREMGYFASAEILEAACNASIPGLTGVSNFTVFLYCNLFDGDDGSVNPEVGQVGPDLHATCSDAAWYLSAAEDDFLWVHVCSEFFTHQFNNTVCANTSFWLQRAHQAAEMKDYHYFNQSSIGDLCVQLSGEVVEGGGSPGPDKACLAQLSTRSLSAQDFRRCFLPNISALVSALCGSESPEAHPSYTSLPEGSWAAEYCSRLHNSSHPESIEDTCNYRKWSLQHFTNATLLELCGSTEGLREYVCSNATLYRRLLSAYPQLSDLCFDLDVEQEDRKCFLQWFFDMLPAPYDFDTSQLCVSPAPLLVEALHRLSVCEVDGGERGSWVGAVGYVLRVLDFVVGLSAGLDEGEGEVRQGLGQAILLSSLLDNASFWATLRPDASLSVLQTVGLFLRREQSAALKEDLLSCFSPVLWDLIEREDNSSALRVLMQEYLQMPRESIRTLVMSAEKDAVKRFLSHMHQSWDQLHVETTQSSQRELQAMETMTSAFIHKFPRVTPDLFIDLSQFIPFMSVSDIMSFPTSLMVNTSVLMAIRDHSTEMKSPQKQAFVKRLLQSSVVGDVPSWPPYFLSSILPLLPHLPVSQFQQLTSDQLSPLVEFLGNTSLDGTRGRHVLRTLFIKKRNFTSDNISRLGVLVCYLKPEELRPFLLASPVSSALWQQLALCVSEGLISASGRLSLWLVQAVRPLNASTLPPPALATLRGLLPQLGASFLQSLPSLQLLDLLTQPGLPSFSPAQAFQILSKISQDTNLTMDTLCRLKPLLPGLSPAVLRGIHWSEISGTTHCQCWSTLLPDLKPAHRAMLHRALHEALASNSRNFTAQLQCLLPFVPLRELIEVLDGETFLRDMSLYRDLPWSPQQAQLLFKRTHQSEIITRDTVEDLGHIAGGMSCDWLKLWTNETDFSELLQFVSELPGGVRPALRKCVVEELRQRPEEDLDGISPWFAAELPVNLIESLSNTSLTAVLAHIQQHFVDFLKLPRHKQMALAEKTITVLGNSQGLAEGELRGASVDLLGPLLPFLDRDTLGLVDRGALGLRLDELRGYCLPWDTLKEMAALLTGRDLLGEASAWTVGDVELVGRLLFTLSPKQINSIPLVVLSADTVEEVLAGQWHWENSDVGQACVSQCVDQQGQRERIHSLIRGVVRAQSRRRKVPVPSCGDIRGTFPSAWTANQLSRMAGEELRQCAEVIGQDASLSPDRRRALWVKLRQAYSPVRGLRPEQVLGLGCLVTELGERELQDTNLTDLGVLAYLGALTDWSPKKMRAAVVGVMRKRKLKVEQLGAVEVASLGHLLCGFTLSEINRLDPYNLSMATLFLRELALPCSEQQMEALTARLSSPQAFGPVSTWGPEVFTEIGTLAAGLEDMVLSALVQEQVEGLIPDAIALIPPTKMAVVFSAVQLSWLNVEQAWVVTEKQWAELNSGQRHALGLAQYEGDVLLERRGRNVAPATGSADSLTVCLLSLCCMLWQLSCNTQ, from the exons ATGGCAGTGTTTAGGGTCATGCGCATCGCATTGTTGGTTGTTTTACTGGGAAATACATCAAACAAGAGTTCAG CAAGTACAAAAGAGGACCAAAGAGAGCCCATTTTCAAGGAGTTAGTATCAATATTGCATAAAGGAGGGTGGTGGTATCCTAGCAAAGAGTCTGCCTCCCCGGAGAGAACCCAAGACCAGCAGGTCCACAGCGTGGTGAGGAGCATCATGGGAAGTCTGAAGACCCTGGGCCTCCTGCCCAGTAAGAGCATGggcctcccctccctccagaAGCCTGTGGACAGGCACCGTCTGTCAGGCTTCCTCTACAATATCTCCATGTACCTCCAGGAGATGGGTGCTGAGATGGAGGAGCGACAGCTCGTCTCTGACGAGGAACAACTGTGGGAGAAGGTATTGCAGTCCTTTATCCAGTCAGAGGGGGGCGCTGCGCTGAGCCAGTGGGACAGCCGGGAGCCCCCCAGGCCCAGCGTCAGACTCCAGGACTGGTTCCTGTCCCTGAGAGGCAGCCCTCACTTGGACGGGCTACTGGGGCTTCTGCAGAGCCTTATGTCCCTGTCTGAGCGGCAACCCCACAGGCCCCTGCTTGACTTCCTGTCCCAGAACTGGAGGACAGTGAGTGCTCTGCTGGAGGTGGCCCTGCAGGCGCTGGTCAGCGGGACCTATGGCCAGGCCAGCGCCGGGCTGCAGGGCTTCATCTGTGCCCTGAGGGGCCACAGTGAATGTGCCTTCAGTGTCAGCTGGCTAACACAGTTCCTCCGCTTCATGGAGACACGCAACTGGAAGCCCATGGTGAACCTGCACCCTGCGAGGATGGGGGCCGATCAGAGAGGGGGCTCGGCTGCTTTTGAGCGCCTGAAACCTTTCAGCATGCCCCCCAAGGTcctgagagaggaggggttgtcTGGGAATGCCACTCAAGGCAACGTTGGGGACAGAAGGGACATGGGGGGAGACCTGGACTCCCTTCATACACTGCTCCTGCAGGCTTTATCACGCTCCGATGGGGGGCAGAGGGCAGGGCAGCTGGCAGAGCAAAACCCTGCCCTGCTGCAGGGTTTGGACGGCCTCAGAAGGGGATTCTTGCACAGGGTGGGCAGCTCAGTGTACGGCAACCTGAGGAGAAAGGTGTCCCGTGTTACCATGGCGCTGCTTGATGATGTCAGCAGCGTGGTGGACGTGCCACAGCCCAAACATAAGGGCAGATGCTCCGTAG GTGACCTGAGACAGCTAATCTTATG GGGGATCAGACATAATATCACGTGGAATGCTCAGGCTCTGGGCTTCAACTCGCAGGGCCCTCCCAGCACCCCATCCTTCCTCTCCTGCCCCTccatagagggtgagagaggggaccCCAGACCCCCACCACGCCCCTCTCGCCCTAGACCAGCCCTGTCACCCCACAGGGTGCCCAAACAGAAACAACCACCCAGCTCAACCCCAGTACCCCGCCTTTCCCGTCTCCTCAAGCCCCAGTCTGAGGCAGTAGAAGTTGGCCACAGCCACCTGAGAGAGATGGGGTACTTTGCCTCAGCAGAGATCCTGGAAGCAGCGTGTAACGCCTCTATCCCAGGCCTTACAGGTGTGTCCAACTTCACTGTGTTCCTCTACTGTAACCTGTTTGACGGGGACGATGGGTCTGTGAACCCGGAGGTTGGTCAGGTGGGACCCGACCTACACGCCACATGTTCTGACGCTGCCTGGTACCTGTCTGCAGCCGAGGATGACTTCTTGTGGGTCCACGTCTGCAGCGAGTTCTTCACCCACCAGTTCAACAACACTGTGTGTGCCAACACCTCCTTTTGGCTGCAGAGAGCACACCAG GCTGCAGAGATGAAGGACTACCACTACTTCAACCAGTCCAGTATAGGTGACCTGTGTGTGCAGCTGTcaggggaggtggtggagggcGGGGGCAGCCCAGGGCCTGACAAAGCCTGCCTGGCCCAACTGAGCACCAGGTCCCTCAGCGCCCAGGACTTCAGACGCTGCTTCCTGCCCAACATTTCTGCTCTGGTCTCAGCCCTGTGTGGCAGCGAGTCCCCTGAAGCCCATCCCTCCTACACATCCCTTCCGGAGGGCAGCTGGGCTGCAGAGTACTGCTCCAGGCTCCACAACTCCTCCCACCCTGAATCCATAGAAGACACATGTAACTACAGGAAGTGGAGCCTGCAGCATTTCACCAACGCCACCCTACTGGAGCTCTGTGGCAGTACAGAGGGGCTGAGGGAGTATGTTTGTAGCAATGCCACCCTCTACCGCCGGCTACTCTCAGCCTATCCTCAGCTCTCTGACCTTTGCTTTGACTTggatgtagaacaagaggacaggaAGTGCTTCCTCCAGTGGTTCTTTGACATGCTCCCGGCGCCGTACGACTTTGACACATCACAGCTGTGTGTGAGTCCTGCTCCGCTGCTGGTGGAGGCACTGCACAGGctgagtgtgtgtgaggtggatggtGGTGAGCGAGGAAGCTGGGTGGGGGCTGTGGGGTACGTGCTGAGGGTACTGGACTTTGTGGTGGGGCTCTCGGCAGGGCtggatgagggggagggggaggtgaggcAGGGCCTGGGTCAGGCCATCCTCCTCTCCAGTCTCCTTGACAACGCCTCATTCTGGGCGACTCTGCGTCCCGACGCCTCACTGAGCGTGCTCCAAACCGTGGGCTTGTTCCTGCGCAGGGAGCAGAGCGCAGCTCTCAAAGAGGACCTGCTCAGCTGCTTCAGT CCTGTATTATGGGACCTCATTGAGAGAGAGGACAACTCCTCTGCCCTCAGAGTCCTAATGCAG GAGTACCTCCAAATGCCCAGGGAGAGTATCCGCACACTGGTGATGTCAGCAGAGAAAGATGCAGTGAAGAGGTTTCTGTCTCACATGCACCAGAGCTGGGACCAGCTGCACGTAGAGACCACTCAG TCCTCTCAGAGAGAACTGCAGGCCATGGAGACCATGACGTCCGCCTTCATCCACAAGTTCCCTcgtgtgacccctgacctcttcATCGACCTATCACAATTTATACCTTTCATGTCCGTCTCTGACATCATGAGCTTCCCCACCTCCCTGATGGTCAACACCAGCGT GTTGATGGCGATCCGTGACCACAGCACAGAGATGAAGTCTCCACAGAAACAGGCGTTTGTGAAGAGGCTCCTGCAGTCCAGTGTGGTGGGAGATGTCCCTTCCTGGCCACCGTACTTCCTCAGCTCCATCCTCCCACTGCTCCCACACCTCCCAGTCAGCCAATTTCAGCAGCTGACATCAGACCAG CTGAGTCCCCTGGTGGAGTTTCTGGGAAACACTAGTCTGGATGGAACAAGGGGTCGTCATGTTCTACGGACTCTATTCATTAAAAAAAGGAACTTCACCAGTGATAACATATCGAG GCTGGGAGTTCTGGTTTGTTACCTGAAACCAGAGGAGCTGCGTCCGTTTCTGCTGGCTTCCCCTGTGTCCTCTGCTCTTTGGCAGCAGctagctctctgtgtgtctgagggACTCATCAGTGCTTCAGGCAGG CTGTCTCTCTGGCTGGTCCAGGCGGTGCGGCCTCTGAACGCCAGCACTCTACCTCCTCCAGCACTGGCCACCCTCAGGGGCCTACTGCCCCAGCTAGGGGCTTCCTTCCTGCAGTCACTGCCCTCACTACAGCTCTTGGACCTGCTAACACAACCAGGCCTGCCCAGCTTCTCCCCAGCACAG GCTTTCCAGATATTATCCAAAATTTCACAAGACACAAAT CTCACCATGGATACACTGTGCAGGCTGAAGCCCTTACTGCCTGGCCTGTCCCCTGCTGTGCTCAGAGGCATacactggtctgagatcagtggAACCACTCACTGCCAATGCTGGAGCACTCTACTGCCTGACCTGAAGCCTGCCCATAGAGCCATGCTCCACAGGGCACTGCATGAG gCTTTAGCCAGCAACTCAAGGAACTTCACAGCGCAGCTCCAATGTCTCCTGCCGTTTGTGCCCCTGAGGGAGCtgatagaggttctggatggagAGACATTCCTGAGAGATATGAGCCTGTACAGAGACCTGCCCTGGTCCCCCCAACAG GCTCAGCTCCTTTTCAAGAGGACCCATCAATCTGAAATCATTACCAGAGACACTGTAGA GGACTTGGGTCATATTGCTGGTGGAATGAGCTGTGATTGGCTAAAGCTTTGGACCAATGAAACTGATTTTTCAGAGTTGCTTCAGTTTGTCAGTGAGTTGCCAGGAGGGGTGAGACCAGCTCTG AGGAAATGCGTTGTAGAGGAACTGCGGCAAAGACCAGAGGAAGACCTGGATGGTATAAGCCCCTGGTTTGCTGCAGAATTACC GGTGAACCTGATTGAGAGCCTGTCTAATACTTCACTGACAGCCGTCCTGGCTCACATTCAGCAGCACTTTGTGGACTTCCTCAAGCTGCCCCGTCATAAGCAGATGGCCTTAGCAGAAAAGACCATCACTGTGCTG GGCAACTCTCAGGGCCTGGCTGAGGGGGAGCTCAGGGGGGCCTCTGTGGACCTCCTGGGGCCCCTGTTGCCCTTCCTGGACAGGGACACCCTGGGGCTGGTGGACAGAGGGGCCCTGGGGCTGCGGCTGGATGAGCTGAGGGGGTACTGCCTGCCCTGGGACACCCTGAAGGAGATGGCTGCTCTGCTTACTGGAAGAGACCTGCTGGG AGAGGCATCGGCCTGGACGGTTGGGGATGTGGAGCTTGTTGGCAGACTGTTATTTactctctctccaaaacagaTCAACTCCATCCCACTG GTGGTGCTGAGTGCAGACACGGTGGAGGAGGTTCTGGCAGGTCAGTGGCACTGGGAGAACAGTGATGTGGGTCAGGCCTGTGTGTCCCAGTGTGTGGACCagcagggccagagagagaggatccACAGCCTCATACGAGGGGTCGTCAGAGCACAGAGCAGGAGGAGAAAAG TGCCAGTCCCAAGCTGTGGTGACATAAGAGGCACCTTCCCCTCAGCATGGACAGCCAATCAGCTCAGCCGGATGGCGGGGGAGGAGTTGAGGCAGTGCGCAGAGGTCATAGGTCAGGACGCTTCACTGAGCCCTGACCGGCGCAGAGCACTGTGGGTAAAGCTCAGGCAG GCCTACAGTCCAGTTAGAGGCCTGAGGCCAGAGCAGGTCCTGGGGCTGGGCTGTCTGGTCACTGAGCTGGGGGAGAGGGAGCTCCAGGACACTAACCTGACTGACCTGGGTGTCCTGGCCTACCTGGGGGCTCTGACCGACTGGAGCCCAAAAAAG ATGAGAGCAGCAGTTGTTGGTGTGATGCGGAAGAGGAAGTTGAAGGTGGAGCAGCTCGGAGCTGTAGAAGTGGCTTCTCTAGGACACCTGCTCTGTGGTTTCACACTGTCAGAGATCAACAGACTGGACCCCTACAACCTCAG CATGGCTACTCTGTTCCTGAGGGAGCTGGCCCTGCCGTGTTCAGAGCAGCAAATGGAGGCTCTGACCGCCCGTCTCTCCAGTCCTCAGGCATTTGGCCCCGTCAGTACCTGGGGCCCAGAGGTCTTCACTGAGATCGGCACACTAGCAG cgGGTCTGGAGGACATGGTTCTATCTGCTCTGGTACAGGAGCAGGTGGAGGGGCTCATACCCGACGCTATCGCCCTGATTCCCCCCACAAAGATGGCT gtgGTATTCAGTGCGGTCCAGTTGTCATGGCTGAATGTGGAGCAGGCGTGGGTGGTCACAGAGAAGCAGTGGGCGGAGCTGAACAGTGGGCAGAGACATGCTTTGGGCCTGGCGCAGTATGAGGGGGATGTCCTGTTAGAGCGCAGAG GGAGGAATGTGGCCCCGGCAACAGGGTCAGCTGACAGCCTCACTGTGTGCTTATTGTCTCTATGCTGTATGTTATGGCAACTATCGTGCAACACACAGTAa